Within Lolium rigidum isolate FL_2022 chromosome 5, APGP_CSIRO_Lrig_0.1, whole genome shotgun sequence, the genomic segment TTTTATATTATGAGACGGAGGGAGCATATTGCAACACATTTTAATTTTAATTCAAATACTTAACTATATATTACATGATCTGATGTATCACAGTATTAAGATTCACAAACAATCATGACAAATTTTTCCCTGGTGTAAAGCATAATGTAAGCATGATGTGAAGAGATTATTTTGCAATTTCTAAAAAATCACACATTTATTAAGTTAGTAGGTGTGTAATGAAGTATGTCTGACAATCGTAACAGACCAGTTAAACCAATACATATGTATACTTTGTTAATTTGGTTACAATTATATGCTTCTCTGCTAATATTGAGATTCCACCACACAGCATAGAGTTGAGTGGCTGTGGTTGTAAACGAATGGCATCTCAATATGTTAAGCTAATGGTCCCCTAGCTAGGCTGAATTAGTACTAATCATTTCCTCTTCCGTTGTTGAGGACACATATCGCTCCTTATTCAGCCAGTTGAGTCCCAGATCGGGTGTACTATATAGATCTAGTTTAATTAACATTATGTTAGACCTCCGCCATCTCTTTGTTATATATTGATTGTATATGGATTGGCTGTGTTTTCATGCATCACTCTTTCACTCTTTCATATGCGTGGAGATTGAGAATAACTGTACATATGTGATACCCGGTAAGGAGTACAGTGTTAGATCAATTAACCCGTCCGACTATGCAGCCATGTCAATATTGATGTTTTGTTTATATATACCTAACTATGGAGTGTGATGCAAGTTAATCTCATGAATGAACTTTAAGTAATATATGTAAGTATTCATAACTAAGAATTTACCTAGGTTTGAAAAGGAATTTCTCTGTCGCAACTTGAAGGCATCTTCTAGTACATATAGAATTAGGTTCTTTCTTTGGCCTTTCGATCCTGCAATCGAGGGTTCCTTCAATTGATCAGGTGGAAAGGTTTTTCTTGGTGACACTATGCCTAGTATATTTGATTCAAAGGAATACCGCAAGGAAATGGGGGAGAGGGAGACCACTACTATCTGATCTCAGTCATAGATATTTTTCATCCTCGTTGGCACTATTTGATCCGAAAGAAAATGCATGGAGCCAAGGAGAGGGAACACACTTCTCTTTGATCTCAGTTGCACAGAAAAGACATTCTACAATTATTCTCCTGGTCATTTTGCAGAATTCCAATATATATAAATAGTTCTACACGGACCTAATTTGGTGGCACTAGTGACATCTTATTTCATTTTTACGCGTGATTTTATTTTCAATGACTGTTCTTATTAGGAGTCCTATGCTAATTTACCCTGTTTATGCTAACTAAACAGTAAAGTTTGCATGCATGTTTTGTAACATTCTTGTTAAAAAACAACTAATGTCATTGTTTCTAAAATTCTGTGAATCTAGGAGATTCTCATAATGAGGGGATTGGATAGGTTAACTAGAAAAGCTCTCTCTGCTTTATACAcataaatattaaaaaaaaactgATTCCGGTTGTAAACCCTTTTGCTTGTATCGGTTTGATGAGAGATAACAAAACTTTTCTTATATAGAAAATAATACTCGCTCTGTTCCATATTAACTAGAGAAGATTTGTGTAGATACACATGTATTTATATATACTCGGTTTAGTGTAGATATGTCCGAATCTAGATAACCTGTAACAGTTTATATATAACGGAGGCAGTATATAAAAGGCTaattaattttcatatttgacATCACAGTATATCATCCATGCATGTGTCGATCCATGTATACTAGGTAGAAGCATGTGTCACATCAATCGCTGACGTCTCCATACTGAAAGGCGGTGGAGCAACCAGAATGGCCACTAACACCAAGCACCTACTTTGCAGACAATATACAATGACGATAGCACGCATTTTTTTGGTTTGTAGCTATATCTATATAAGCACATGCATACGATCTAGTACTACACCCCAAGCTAGCTCCATCTGTCGTCTTCTCCCGCTTGCATGCGACTGATCAAATCGCGGAACCCTGCATTGATCGAGCATGGGCGTGGCTGCAACCATCAACGACAACGTTAGCGCTATGGCACCGTCGAAGATGAAACCGACGAATACTAGTACGAGCCGACGCTGGCGTTCGTCCCTGGCGTCGGGCCTCCGGGCCGCGCTGGCGTGCACCATCGTCGGCGTTGTCTCCGTCTACGCGCCGCCCGCCCTCCAGCGCCACCTCACCTTCCCGGCTTTCTCCTACGTGGTTACCGTCATCATCGTCACGGacgccaccgtcggcaccgcccTGCGCGCAGCGGCCAGCGCGCTCCATGCCACCGTCATGGGCGCCGTCCCTTCCGTGGTGGCGCTGTGGCTGGCGCACCGCATGGGCGTCGCGGAGTCCGTGTGGGTCACGTCGGCGGTGGTGGCGCTGAGCACGTTCGCGGTGGCGCTGCCGGAGTCGCCGGGGCCAGTGGCGAAACGGATCGCGCTGGGGCAGATCATCATCATCTACGTGGCCAAGTTCAGGCGCGGGGAGCACCCGAGCCACGAGCTGGTGCTGGAGCACCCGGCCAACGTGGTGCTGTGCACGGCGCTGGGAGTGGCGGCCGCCCTGCTGGCCGTGCTGCTCCCTTGCCCGCGGTTCGCCACGCGGGAGGTGGAGGACAAGAGCAGGGCGTACATGGAGACCGCGGCGGAGCGGGTGAGGGTGCTCGTCGACGCGTTCCTCCTCACTGCCAACCACGACGACGAAGACATGGACGAACAAGAAGGAGAAGCGGTAGCAGACCGTGGTAGACGGCGGCGATGGTGCATGGCAGCGTGCATGTCACAAGCCCACCGCCTGGCGTCAGCGAgcgccgccctcctccgccgGATAAGCTCCGTCAAGGTACACTAGCAAGCTACCTATAACAATTAACAACTAGCTATAGCATGATGATCATGCCGCTGGAGAATATAATCTTGATTAACAAAGCAATCGTGCGCGCGTATCTAGTTCTCCAAAATTCCTGCTTGCGTAAGATGCAGTCGCTAGGGCGTATGCATGCCCGAAAGAGCCAGTAGATGCCAAAGCAAACTAGAGCTCTGCGATGCAGCGCTAGTGCTACTACTGGAGTCCTCGTCGGAAACCATGCATGCAAATATGCAATGCAAAACACCAGTGTTTGACCTTGGTCTCCAACTCTCCATACCGTCCATACACTCATGCATGCATAATCGCAGTTAACTaacttatcaaaacttgcatcttGAAATATAATATGACATGCATGTCGTCAGACGAGCAGTACTTGCTAGTATTATTGTTGATCCATCTCTTCTTTTTGAGACATAGCAAATCCGTTTCTTTTTTATCGTCTAGTTTAGATATGATTTAAATACTGatggctccatgcatgctattgcTTGCACACAGGGCGATTTGCAGTGGGAGCGAGTGCCCGGAGTCCTGCGGCGGTGGATACCACAGCCGCCGGTGGCAGACCACGGCCGCATCGAGATGCCCATCAAAGGAATGGAGATCGCACTCACCAGTACCACCACCGCAACCGGCACCAATCCTATGATCTGCAGCAGCAGCTGGCTGGAGCAGATGACAGACCAAATACGCCTCGCCATGCTCACCACACATCACCACAGCTGCGGTAGCAGCAGCGCcatgacgaagaagatgaccaaATCAGCATCAATGTTAACTGCTAGAACGATGACGACGTTGCCTGAGAGGCACGAGGAGCTGTCtcctttcctctttctcttctCCATGCATCTCCTCCATCGTGGCACCCTGCATTTGTCCTCCTCGCACCCGGACCAGACGACGACTGCTACCAGCTGCAAGGTAACGCCGGCAGCAGCATCTGCAGCCCAAGAATCAGACGACGATGACAACGACTACTTgtccgaagaagatgaagaagtgcAAGGTAGCGGAtcagaagaagacgaggaacccAGCAAGACAAGCAGCTTAGAGACGACAAAGAAGCAGggcgaggggaagaagaagagcatcTTGTCCGTACTAAGGCGGGGACTGGAATGGGAGAGGGTGGTGACGGCGGCCAAGTGCGCCGTGTCGCTGGGGCTTGCCGTCCTTCTGGGCCTCATCTTCAACAACGACCACGGATTCTGGTCGGGTCTCATCGTCGCCACCACCATGACGGCCGGCCGCGACTCCACATGGGCCGTGGCCATCGCGCGCGCACACGGCACCGCCATCGGCTCCGTCTACGGCGTGCTGGGCTGCCTCCTCTCGCAGCAGCCGCACCTCATGGAGCTCCGCTTCCTGGCACTCCTTCCCTGGATCGTCCTCTCCACCTTCCTCAAGCGCAGCCGCGCGTACGGCCCCGCAGGTGGCATCGCGGCAGCGCTGTCGGGCATCATCATCGTCGGAAGGCGGTACGACGAGGTGCCCATGACATTCACCATCACCCGGCTGGTGGAGACCTTCATCGGGCTATCCTGCACCGTCGCCACGGACCTCGTGTTCCAGCGTAAGGCCAGGCCGACCGCCAGGGCCAGGGCACAGCTCCACCGCTGCATCGCCATGCTGCAGGAGTGCGTCGATGGACTTGCATCAACGTCGTCAGCGAACCAGCAGCTCAAGATGTTGCTGGAGCAGGTGGCGGTGTTGAAGAAGTACGCAGCAGAGGCTGCTAGCGAACCGAATTTTCTGTGGCTTGCGCCATTCCCAGCGAGCTGCTACGACAAGGTCCATGCCAACTTGAGCAGGATGACGCAACTGATAGGGCTGTACCAGCACGCACGAGCCATCGTCGTCGACACCACCGGCAGCAGCCAGGTGCTAGGCTCCAACATGAAGCGCTTCCACAGCCTCCTCTCCGCATCCCTGGAGGCACTGCTGGAGGACAACGAAGCCGACCTCGAGGCTGGCAAAGGGATCTTCTGCCAGGACATGGTGGTGGTCAAGTCCTTCCTTGGCCATGCAAGGGAGGCATTATCACAGCAGcaacatggggaagaagaagagcaatTAGCTGCTGTTTGCTTGGGTTCCATTGGATTCTGTATGGGAGAGATGATGAAGGAGGCACAGCAACTGGAGTCTCACATGCTGGACCTCAGCCTCCAACCTAGTCGCTGATGCTGCCAGACTAAAATGTTCATGTAAATCTTACTATCAGTGCATTGCATTGTtcagagaaagaaagaagaacatACTGATTTGATAACTACACAACACTTGGCAGCAAATCTGAAACTTGCAATTGCACATCATAAAATCTCATCCAGTTCTCTCAACTGATACAACTGATGACAGTCTCCCCTACAAGGACCAACACCATCGATGGATATATGCTTGTATTCCTCCGAAAACATGCTCACAAATCACATTCTAATACATGCCTGCATCTATTCCTACACAAAGCTATACTGGCTGCCAGAAGATTTAGCTGGTCTGCATCGCTTGCGAGTGGTACTTGTCCAGATCAGCGTCTAGATCATTGACGGAAACTGGCTGACTGCCACGCCCTCCCCTACCCCTCCCACGCACAACAGCAGCGCGCCCTCGCCCACGCTCGCCAAATCCACCTCCGCCCCGAGGCCATCCTCGACCACGACCACCCCCGACAAATCCACCTCTGCCACGAGGCCATCCTCGACCACCAACATCTCCCCCAGGTGCGCTGCAAATTGAGAGGAGGAGGATTGTGTCACTTGCTCCAAATCTTGTGAATAATCCAGCGCAGCACAGTTGAACTCATATATGGCAATGCAATTTGAACTTAGCGACTAACAATACTCAATTTTGTTACGACTTATACCTGTCAGACTCTCTAATAGCATGTGAATCTATGTGACAAGAACATTTGGTTCCTTGGGCTAGCCCAAGCAATTGGCAATGCAATTTGAACTTAGCGACTAACAATACTCAATTTTGTTACGACTTATACCTGTCAGACTCTCTAATAGCATGTGAATCAATGTGACAAGAACATTTGGTTCCTTGGGCTAGCCCAAGCAATTGGCAAGGCTTTGGTGTTTGGTGGAGCTAAAAAAAAAAGATCTTTCCTAGCTCATGGGAAAGGATATCTCTGCCAGATTGGCTCTCCCTGTGGGCATAGTCTGCTTGCTCTCACCCTAGTACTAATGTTGAGATCGACTAAATAAATATTGCACAATATTTTGGGCAGTGCTTATatttcctagaagcaaacacatgcatacacacTCATATTATGATTCCAAGCAACAGGACAAAACACGTACCATGCTACCCTTGCTTCTTAAAGCTATTACTCACGTAGGCTAGTTTCGTTGGCTCGCACAACAAGTTGGGCAAACAAGCCAAGCATGCTAAATATCAAGACAGTGTACTGCATTCGCAGTACTACTACAACATAAAAAAAAATCCAGATTATCCTACTAGAAATGTGGTAGACAAATGCAATCCATGCCTAACCTTGAATTTTTAACACTGGAGATGGTAGGATCCCGCAAAAGGTAAAATTAAGAACACACTCAGTTCGTAACTAAGTGTCTCCACTTGTGTCGTGGAGGTCCTGGGTTCAAATCAGCCTCCTTGCATAATAAAATGCAAGGGAAAGGCTGCCTACAAATACCCTTCCCCAGACCCCACAATGTGTGGGAGCTTTCAGCACTGGGTACACCCTTACTTAGTTCGTAACTAACTACACAATACTAACCGTGCTGATGAACCTATAACAGAAAGTATCTCAGCTGCTTCCTAATTGTTCAAATGATAATCAACCCCAAGGGTAAGGACTTTACTTAGAGTGTTAGCTTGACAGCAATTCTGAGAAGAAATGTTCCATAGGTCACAGTTTTATGGGTAAAGAAGATCAGTAAATGTGATAGCTGGTACCAACCTTCTGGGCGGAAAATTGAAGTTTCCCAATGCTGGGGTATTCAAAGTAAAGATAGCAGGTGCTTGTGCTGCAATATTTGTTCCGATGAACTCAATTTTCATTGGTTTGCCATCAAGCTGCACATTGTTGTATCTCTTAAGAGCAGCTAGAGCATCCGATCTT encodes:
- the LOC124656497 gene encoding uncharacterized protein LOC124656497, which produces MGMGVAATINDNVSAMAPSKMKPTNTSTSRRWRSSLASGLRAALACTIVGVVSVYAPPALQRHLTFPAFSYVVTVIIVTDATVGTALRAAASALHATVMGAVPSVVALWLAHRMGVAESVWVTSAVVALSTFAVALPESPGPVAKRIALGQIIIIYVAKFRRGEHPSHELVLEHPANVVLCTALGVAAALLAVLLPCPRFATREVEDKSRAYMETAAERVRVLVDAFLLTANHDDEDMDEQEGEAVADRGRRRRWCMAACMSQAHRLASASAALLRRISSVKGDLQWERVPGVLRRWIPQPPVADHGRIEMPIKGMEIALTSTTTATGTNPMICSSSWLEQMTDQIRLAMLTTHHHSCGSSSAMTKKMTKSASMLTARTMTTLPERHEELSPFLFLFSMHLLHRGTLHLSSSHPDQTTTATSCKVTPAAASAAQESDDDDNDYLSEEDEEVQGSGSEEDEEPSKTSSLETTKKQGEGKKKSILSVLRRGLEWERVVTAAKCAVSLGLAVLLGLIFNNDHGFWSGLIVATTMTAGRDSTWAVAIARAHGTAIGSVYGVLGCLLSQQPHLMELRFLALLPWIVLSTFLKRSRAYGPAGGIAAALSGIIIVGRRYDEVPMTFTITRLVETFIGLSCTVATDLVFQRKARPTARARAQLHRCIAMLQECVDGLASTSSANQQLKMLLEQVAVLKKYAAEAASEPNFLWLAPFPASCYDKVHANLSRMTQLIGLYQHARAIVVDTTGSSQVLGSNMKRFHSLLSASLEALLEDNEADLEAGKGIFCQDMVVVKSFLGHAREALSQQQHGEEEEQLAAVCLGSIGFCMGEMMKEAQQLESHMLDLSLQPSR